The following proteins come from a genomic window of Solwaraspora sp. WMMA2065:
- a CDS encoding acetamidase/formamidase family protein, with protein MLQPHQGPIAGAHYLPTTPDTCLWGRLPNRSHAPVLRVRSGETVTIDTLSHEGILEDQGRDPVGYLKQYDVPADGVLADARDLAASDVAHDYDDDGPHVVTGPITVDGAQPGDLLRVDVLNLTIRAPYGFVSSRHGYGALPGEFPLTPVDTGPDSDPRAYGSVCHFTEVVSSGGRLYGVLPFGAGRAARFPLAPFLGLMGVAVDTDEMVHSVPPGGHGGNLDINELQVGSSLYLPVQLPGAGFYAGDPHYAQGDGEVALTALEAPLRATLRLSVIPAAQAALLVGAGEAPLAETDTHWIPVGLDADLNEAMRRAVRAAVDFLARTQGMPRDTALAYLSAAADFEVSQVVDAVKGVHCLIRKADFPAQI; from the coding sequence ATGCTCCAGCCGCACCAGGGACCGATCGCCGGCGCCCACTACCTGCCGACCACGCCCGACACCTGCCTGTGGGGCCGGCTGCCCAACCGCAGCCACGCCCCGGTGCTGCGGGTCCGCTCCGGTGAGACCGTGACCATCGACACCCTCAGCCACGAAGGCATCCTCGAAGACCAGGGCCGCGACCCGGTCGGCTACCTCAAGCAGTACGACGTACCCGCCGACGGCGTCCTCGCCGACGCCCGCGACCTGGCCGCCTCCGACGTCGCCCACGACTACGACGACGACGGCCCGCACGTGGTCACCGGCCCGATCACCGTCGACGGCGCACAGCCCGGCGACCTGCTCCGGGTCGACGTGCTCAACCTGACGATCCGGGCCCCGTACGGCTTCGTCAGCAGCCGGCACGGCTACGGCGCGCTGCCCGGCGAGTTCCCGCTCACCCCGGTCGACACCGGGCCCGACAGCGACCCGCGCGCCTACGGCAGCGTCTGCCACTTCACCGAGGTCGTCTCCAGCGGCGGCCGGCTGTACGGCGTACTGCCGTTCGGCGCCGGCCGGGCCGCCCGGTTCCCCCTCGCCCCGTTCCTCGGCCTGATGGGCGTCGCCGTCGACACCGACGAGATGGTGCACTCGGTGCCGCCCGGCGGGCACGGCGGCAACCTGGACATCAACGAACTGCAGGTCGGCTCCAGCCTCTACCTGCCGGTGCAGCTGCCCGGTGCCGGCTTCTACGCCGGTGACCCGCACTACGCCCAGGGCGACGGCGAGGTGGCGCTGACCGCCCTGGAGGCGCCGCTGCGGGCCACTCTGCGGCTGAGTGTGATCCCGGCGGCGCAGGCCGCCCTGCTGGTCGGTGCCGGCGAGGCCCCGCTGGCCGAGACCGACACCCACTGGATCCCGGTCGGCCTGGACGCCGACCTGAACGAGGCGATGCGCCGGGCAGTCCGGGCCGCGGTCGACTTCCTGGCCCGCACCCAGGGAATGCCCCGCGACACCGCCCTGGCCTACCTGAGCGCCGCCGCCGACTTCGAGGTCAGTCAGGTCGTCGACGCGGTCAAGGGTGTGCACTGCCTGATCCGCAAGGCCGACTTCCCCGCCCAGATCTGA
- a CDS encoding ribokinase, whose product MTDIVVVGSLNVDVVVPLDELPAVGQTVLSAADHSRAGGGKGANQAVAAARLGRSVAMVGAVGEDPEGEWLTGLLAAEGVDTSAVLRAPRPTGQAIVLVTADGDSTIAVSSGANMWLAPEHLRPYADLIGDAAAVLLQQEVDAAVVAAVVAAARGLVVVNPAPARPIDAETLARVDVLVPNRGELAALAGAAVPAGGGTGDVAALATMARSLGTRGPVVVTLGVDGALVVTADREHLVPAERVDAVDATGAGDTFCAALADALLDGAAIEDAARWASRAAAVTVTRPGAMASAPRRAEVLTVG is encoded by the coding sequence ATGACTGACATTGTGGTGGTGGGCAGCCTCAACGTCGACGTGGTGGTGCCCCTCGACGAGCTGCCCGCCGTCGGGCAGACGGTGCTCAGCGCCGCCGACCATTCCCGGGCCGGTGGCGGCAAGGGCGCCAACCAGGCGGTGGCCGCCGCCCGACTGGGCCGGTCGGTGGCCATGGTCGGCGCGGTCGGCGAAGACCCCGAGGGGGAGTGGCTGACCGGGCTGCTGGCCGCCGAGGGCGTCGACACCTCGGCGGTGCTGCGCGCACCCCGCCCCACCGGGCAGGCGATCGTGCTGGTCACCGCCGACGGCGACAGCACCATCGCGGTCAGCTCCGGGGCCAACATGTGGCTCGCCCCGGAGCACCTGCGGCCGTACGCAGACCTGATCGGCGACGCTGCGGCCGTACTGCTGCAGCAGGAGGTCGACGCGGCGGTGGTGGCTGCGGTGGTGGCCGCCGCCCGCGGCCTGGTCGTGGTGAACCCGGCCCCGGCCCGGCCGATCGACGCGGAAACCCTGGCCCGGGTCGACGTGCTGGTGCCCAACCGGGGTGAACTCGCGGCGCTGGCCGGTGCGGCCGTGCCGGCCGGTGGCGGGACCGGCGATGTCGCCGCGCTCGCCACGATGGCCCGGTCGCTGGGTACCCGGGGGCCGGTGGTGGTGACCCTCGGCGTCGACGGTGCCCTGGTAGTGACCGCCGACCGGGAGCATCTGGTGCCGGCCGAGCGGGTCGACGCGGTGGACGCCACCGGTGCCGGGGACACGTTCTGCGCGGCGCTGGCCGACGCGCTGCTCGACGGTGCGGCGATCGAAGACGCGGCCCGCTGGGCGAGCCGGGCGGCGGCGGTGACAGTGACCCGGCCCGGCGCGATGGCCAGCGCCCCGCGCCGGGCGGAGGTGCTCACCGTCGGCTAG
- a CDS encoding cupin domain-containing protein: MLNPQLYRTSVNWDDIPATDVRPGVRRKVYATDEVVLAWHELAVGMALNPHTHDDFDQLVMILGGRCNYYVDGVPHDMGPGSMLLVPRGAEHYIEPTEGPCINLDVFAPPRPDFLAHAWRPAAQG; this comes from the coding sequence GTGCTGAACCCGCAGCTCTACCGCACCTCGGTCAACTGGGACGACATCCCCGCCACTGACGTGCGCCCCGGCGTGCGACGCAAGGTGTACGCCACCGACGAGGTGGTCCTCGCCTGGCACGAACTCGCCGTCGGCATGGCGCTCAACCCGCACACCCACGACGACTTCGACCAGCTGGTGATGATCCTCGGCGGGCGGTGCAACTACTACGTCGACGGTGTACCGCACGACATGGGTCCGGGGTCGATGCTGCTGGTGCCGCGCGGCGCCGAGCACTACATCGAGCCGACCGAGGGCCCGTGCATCAACCTGGACGTGTTCGCCCCGCCGCGCCCCGACTTCCTGGCGCATGCCTGGCGTCCCGCCGCTCAGGGGTGA
- a CDS encoding aldolase/citrate lyase family protein — protein sequence MRTGVHTGRAALRERLRRGRRVVGTFLKLPGTDAVELAAQAGLDFVVVDLEHSGLDERTAAGQLRHAALLGLPALVRLAAVDPAQVNRLLEAGAAGVQLSTVRARAQLAALHTAVRYAPTGRRSISLAHPAASYGAAGLDAYLAAEAADPPLLVAQIETADTDDPLPDLLASPDGNSSVDVAFAGTTDLAVSLGLATTDDQAPLLRRVGEIADAARVAGVTLGGWAPGRADGILRRYGLTGANYLVAGSDLQLLGAGLRHLATDN from the coding sequence ATGCGCACCGGGGTGCACACCGGCCGGGCCGCGCTGCGTGAGCGGCTGCGGCGCGGCCGGCGGGTGGTCGGCACCTTCCTGAAACTGCCCGGCACCGACGCGGTCGAGCTGGCCGCCCAGGCCGGCCTCGACTTCGTCGTGGTCGACCTGGAGCACTCCGGGTTGGACGAGCGGACCGCCGCCGGGCAGCTGCGGCACGCCGCACTGCTCGGCCTGCCGGCCCTGGTACGGCTGGCAGCGGTCGACCCGGCGCAGGTCAACCGGCTGCTGGAGGCCGGAGCCGCCGGGGTGCAGCTGTCCACCGTCCGCGCCCGTGCGCAGCTCGCCGCGCTGCACACCGCCGTGCGGTACGCGCCGACCGGCCGGCGCAGCATCAGCCTCGCCCACCCGGCCGCCAGCTACGGGGCCGCCGGGCTGGACGCCTACCTGGCCGCCGAGGCCGCCGACCCGCCGCTGCTGGTCGCCCAGATCGAGACCGCCGACACCGACGACCCGCTACCCGACCTGCTTGCCAGCCCGGACGGCAACTCCAGCGTCGACGTGGCGTTCGCCGGCACCACCGACCTGGCCGTCAGCCTCGGCCTGGCCACCACCGACGACCAGGCGCCGCTGCTGCGCCGGGTCGGTGAGATCGCCGACGCTGCCCGCGTCGCCGGGGTCACCCTGGGTGGGTGGGCGCCGGGCCGGGCCGACGGCATTCTGCGCCGGTACGGGCTGACCGGCGCCAACTACCTGGTCGCCGGCTCCGACCTGCAGCTGCTCGGCGCCGGCCTGCGCCACCTCGCCACCGACAATTGA
- a CDS encoding aromatic ring-hydroxylating dioxygenase subunit alpha yields the protein MTQQTPVRPLGGADSGALIDEDWEAMRFRVHRSAYRDPGVFRDEIARIWGHTWLYLGHETEIPNAGDFKTRTLGGRPLIFCRDSAGEVKVFLNACTHRGTILCRHNEGNTKFFQCFYHAWAFSNSGDLAALPGDESYPDDPGFRESMRLRQVPRLQIHEGFVFIAFDPDVPDLLTHLGPAAHYMSLTAKIGEHGMQTLPGVQLYSVKGNWKLAVENAMDGYHFAPTHNTFVGYLRETGFAVTDDDQYAYDLGGGHGLLVLTGHNGRIGMVWEPRFGDEEKARTVAKRNEMIARLGPELAAEIADASRILFVFPNLLLFDLEALTIRQLEPVAPDRTDVRAWQFVETGEPESVRALRIRTMVSFVGPGGLATPDDIEAYEAVQRGIVATADSADPAHDWSDMSRGMANEKQGNQGRSIDEGAMRSFWRHWADRVGAATAVAGDPPADPGAPGPSAVLAAGSAATSGSAAPTASGKE from the coding sequence ATGACGCAGCAGACGCCGGTGCGACCGCTCGGCGGAGCCGACAGTGGCGCGCTGATCGACGAGGACTGGGAGGCGATGCGCTTCCGGGTGCACCGCTCGGCGTACCGCGACCCGGGCGTGTTCCGCGACGAGATCGCGAGGATCTGGGGCCACACCTGGCTGTACCTCGGCCACGAGACCGAGATCCCCAACGCCGGCGACTTCAAGACCCGCACCCTCGGCGGCCGTCCGCTGATCTTCTGCCGCGACTCCGCCGGCGAGGTCAAGGTCTTCCTCAACGCCTGCACCCACCGCGGCACCATCCTGTGCCGGCACAACGAGGGCAACACCAAGTTCTTCCAGTGCTTCTACCACGCCTGGGCGTTCAGCAACTCCGGTGACCTGGCCGCGCTGCCCGGCGACGAGAGCTACCCCGACGACCCCGGCTTCCGCGAGTCGATGCGGCTGCGCCAGGTGCCCCGGCTGCAGATCCACGAGGGCTTCGTCTTCATCGCGTTCGACCCCGACGTGCCCGACCTGCTCACCCACCTCGGTCCGGCCGCGCACTACATGTCGCTGACCGCCAAGATCGGCGAGCATGGCATGCAGACCCTGCCCGGCGTGCAGCTCTACAGCGTCAAGGGCAACTGGAAACTCGCCGTCGAGAACGCCATGGACGGCTACCACTTCGCGCCCACCCACAACACCTTCGTCGGCTACCTGCGGGAGACCGGGTTCGCGGTCACCGACGACGACCAGTACGCATACGACCTCGGCGGCGGACACGGGCTGCTGGTGCTCACCGGCCACAACGGCCGGATCGGCATGGTCTGGGAGCCGCGCTTCGGCGACGAGGAGAAGGCCCGTACCGTCGCCAAGCGCAACGAGATGATCGCCCGGCTCGGGCCGGAGCTCGCCGCCGAGATCGCCGACGCCAGCCGGATCCTCTTCGTCTTCCCCAACCTGCTGCTGTTCGACCTGGAAGCGCTCACCATCCGCCAGCTTGAACCGGTCGCCCCGGACCGTACCGACGTGCGGGCCTGGCAGTTCGTCGAGACCGGTGAGCCGGAGTCGGTGCGCGCGCTGCGGATCAGGACCATGGTCAGCTTCGTCGGCCCCGGCGGCCTGGCCACCCCGGACGACATCGAGGCGTACGAGGCGGTGCAGCGCGGCATCGTCGCCACCGCCGACTCTGCCGACCCCGCCCACGACTGGTCCGACATGTCGCGCGGCATGGCCAACGAGAAGCAGGGCAACCAGGGCCGCTCCATCGACGAGGGTGCGATGCGCAGCTTCTGGCGACACTGGGCCGACCGGGTCGGGGCGGCCACCGCCGTCGCAGGCGACCCGCCGGCCGACCCCGGCGCACCCGGCCCGTCCGCCGTCCTCGCGGCCGGATCCGCAGCCACCAGCGGCTCCGCCGCGCCCACCGCCAGCGGGAAGGAGTGA
- a CDS encoding CehA/McbA family metallohydrolase, with the protein MRRASAPRAAARWYRGDCHLHSVRSTGGELTPAQLTAAARAAGLDFVAVTEHNTTDGYADWVDGAGDLLVICGQEVVTRTGHWLALGLPPGHLVDWRYGNDNSDGDDRIGRQLDEVHRAGGLRVAGVILALCRPPRADGRRAADDRPGLAS; encoded by the coding sequence GTGCGTCGAGCGTCAGCACCGCGAGCGGCAGCCAGGTGGTACCGGGGCGACTGCCACCTGCACTCGGTGCGGTCGACCGGCGGTGAGCTGACCCCGGCCCAGCTGACCGCCGCCGCCCGCGCGGCCGGGCTCGACTTCGTCGCCGTCACCGAGCACAACACGACCGATGGGTACGCCGACTGGGTCGACGGCGCCGGCGACCTGCTGGTGATCTGCGGCCAGGAGGTCGTCACCCGTACCGGGCACTGGCTGGCCCTCGGCCTGCCACCCGGGCACCTCGTCGACTGGCGGTACGGCAACGACAACAGCGACGGCGACGACCGGATCGGCCGACAGCTCGACGAAGTGCACCGGGCCGGTGGACTGCGCGTCGCCGGAGTCATCCTCGCGCTGTGCCGACCACCCCGCGCCGACGGGCGGCGGGCCGCCGACGACCGACCGGGTCTGGCCAGCTAG